Proteins encoded in a region of the Streptomyces sp. NBC_00513 genome:
- a CDS encoding serine protease: protein MVGTFFYKGKPIHGTATSCTGSVVRSKGKNLVLTAGHCGTGLKNATQRIFVPQYRHGLDAGSQPSGIFPITDVYLDPRYENYTKGPTSDLDIAFATAGPSAKGLVENVTGGLTFTQASGYDHTVTVVGYPSSFKDNPTHRAITCTVRTKRLHRFRQMQMECGGYYGGVSGSPWIKGYDAKTRSGQVIGNLGGYNGGGNDANVDWVSYAPLFGKDAQDLYNDAANGIGPDNVKRPNPYQPPNDGPALPGSGETWKHAKQIASGDFSNTGHSDMLVIWTDGEATLYPGDGIGGFRPERQLQAPNAAWKEAATITAGDFTGSNQFDLMVRWNDGRMTLHADIGSNGLGSITEMAPSGSVWSHATQIAAGRFNATTYVTDLMVRWSDGELSLFTNVGAGTLGQEYKLKDPNSAWKDATLLTAGQYSGNQKWDLMVRWTSGALNNYVGTTTAGLGSEQPVHGPNKTWTHSVVMTTGNYTGDSLTNDLVIRWSDGETTMYRDTRTNSLGTEQMLVPPA from the coding sequence ATGGTCGGGACGTTCTTCTACAAGGGCAAGCCCATCCACGGCACCGCCACCTCCTGCACCGGCAGCGTCGTACGCAGCAAGGGAAAGAACCTCGTGCTCACCGCAGGTCACTGCGGGACCGGCCTCAAGAACGCTACGCAGCGCATCTTCGTACCGCAGTACCGCCACGGCCTGGACGCGGGCTCGCAGCCCTCGGGCATCTTTCCCATCACCGACGTCTACCTGGACCCGCGGTACGAGAACTACACCAAGGGCCCCACGTCCGACCTCGACATCGCCTTCGCCACAGCCGGCCCGAGCGCAAAGGGCCTGGTGGAGAACGTCACCGGCGGACTGACCTTCACCCAGGCATCGGGATACGACCACACAGTGACCGTGGTCGGCTACCCCAGCAGCTTCAAGGACAACCCGACCCACAGGGCCATCACCTGCACCGTTCGCACCAAACGGCTCCACCGGTTCCGGCAGATGCAGATGGAGTGCGGCGGCTACTACGGAGGCGTCTCCGGCAGCCCCTGGATCAAGGGCTACGACGCCAAGACCCGCAGCGGACAGGTCATCGGCAACCTCGGCGGATACAACGGCGGAGGCAACGACGCCAACGTCGACTGGGTCTCGTACGCGCCCCTCTTCGGCAAGGACGCCCAGGACCTCTACAACGACGCCGCCAACGGCATCGGCCCGGACAACGTGAAACGCCCCAACCCCTACCAGCCCCCGAACGACGGCCCAGCACTCCCGGGCAGCGGAGAAACCTGGAAGCACGCCAAGCAGATCGCCTCCGGAGACTTCAGCAACACCGGACACAGCGACATGCTCGTCATCTGGACCGACGGTGAAGCCACCCTCTACCCCGGCGACGGCATCGGCGGCTTCCGCCCCGAACGCCAGCTCCAGGCACCCAACGCGGCATGGAAAGAAGCCGCGACCATCACGGCAGGCGATTTCACCGGCTCGAACCAGTTCGACCTCATGGTCCGCTGGAACGACGGCCGCATGACCCTCCACGCCGACATCGGATCCAACGGCCTCGGCAGCATCACTGAAATGGCCCCCTCCGGATCCGTCTGGAGCCACGCCACCCAGATCGCCGCAGGCCGCTTCAACGCCACCACCTACGTCACCGACCTCATGGTCCGCTGGTCCGACGGCGAACTCAGTCTCTTCACCAACGTCGGCGCCGGCACCCTCGGCCAGGAATACAAACTCAAGGACCCCAACAGCGCGTGGAAGGACGCCACCCTGCTGACCGCCGGACAGTACTCCGGCAACCAGAAATGGGACCTCATGGTCCGCTGGACAAGCGGCGCACTCAACAACTACGTAGGCACCACCACCGCCGGCCTCGGCTCCGAGCAACCGGTCCACGGCCCCAACAAGACCTGGACCCACAGCGTCGTCATGACCACCGGCAACTACACCGGCGACAGCCTCACCAACGACCTCGTCATCCGCTGGAGTGACGGCGAAACCACCATGTACCGCGACACCCGCACCAACAGCCTCGGCACCGAACAGATGCTGGTCCCTCCGGCATGA
- a CDS encoding cold-shock protein, which translates to MATGTVKWFNAEKGFGFIAQDGGGPDVFAHYSAINSSGFRELQEGQVVMFDVTQGQKGPQAENINPA; encoded by the coding sequence ATGGCTACGGGAACTGTGAAGTGGTTCAACGCGGAGAAGGGCTTCGGTTTCATCGCCCAGGACGGCGGCGGCCCGGACGTGTTCGCCCACTACTCGGCGATCAACTCCTCGGGCTTTCGTGAGCTCCAGGAGGGCCAGGTCGTGATGTTCGACGTCACCCAGGGCCAGAAGGGCCCCCAGGCCGAGAACATCAACCCGGCCTGA
- a CDS encoding MerR family transcriptional regulator, protein MTAETPTGPLGGHLDDDDYPAYTMGRAAAMLGTTQGFLRAIGDARLITPLRSEGGHRRYSRYQLRIAARARELVDQGTPIESACRIVILEDQLEEAQRLNAEYRNAAGSANPPAAT, encoded by the coding sequence ATGACGGCAGAAACCCCGACCGGTCCGTTGGGCGGTCACCTGGACGACGACGACTATCCCGCCTACACGATGGGCCGGGCCGCCGCCATGCTCGGCACCACCCAGGGCTTCCTCCGCGCCATCGGGGACGCCCGCCTGATCACCCCGCTGCGCTCGGAGGGCGGGCACCGCCGCTACTCCCGGTACCAGTTGCGGATCGCGGCCCGCGCCCGGGAACTCGTCGACCAGGGCACGCCGATCGAGTCGGCTTGCCGCATCGTCATCCTCGAGGACCAGCTCGAAGAAGCGCAACGCCTCAACGCCGAATACCGGAACGCCGCCGGTTCGGCGAACCCGCCCGCCGCGACCTGA
- a CDS encoding ATP-binding protein: protein MDTMSVTVAPARPVTSIAGARESARRFLEDLLPVIAAEVAETVVLVVSELVTNALRHGGGTATMSLTAYPDGIEVAVHDSSPQAPRMRTPDLNGGTGGFGWPMVNRPAQATTVTCRPSGGKTVSALLAR, encoded by the coding sequence ATGGACACGATGAGCGTCACCGTCGCCCCCGCTCGTCCCGTGACATCCATCGCCGGCGCCCGCGAGAGCGCCCGCCGCTTCCTCGAAGACCTCCTGCCGGTCATCGCGGCCGAGGTCGCCGAGACCGTGGTCCTGGTCGTGTCGGAGCTCGTCACCAACGCGCTGCGTCACGGCGGCGGCACCGCCACCATGAGCCTGACCGCGTATCCCGACGGCATCGAGGTGGCCGTACACGACAGCAGTCCGCAGGCGCCGCGCATGCGCACCCCGGACCTGAATGGCGGGACCGGAGGATTCGGCTGGCCCATGGTCAACCGCCCCGCTCAGGCCACCACCGTCACCTGCCGGCCGTCCGGCGGCAAAACCGTCAGCGCCCTCCTCGCCCGATAG
- a CDS encoding STAS domain-containing protein, whose protein sequence is MTDHDQPSQRPEPRDARPDLVRVRGELDLDTGRAAELDAALRRAITDPDNPAEITVDVSELMFCDSTGLNILLHAQLAALSHGRTLRLRAPNPQLVRLLHRAGALTLFTLDPPPAA, encoded by the coding sequence ATGACCGACCACGACCAACCATCACAGCGCCCCGAACCCAGGGATGCCCGGCCGGACCTGGTCCGCGTCCGCGGCGAACTGGACCTGGACACCGGGCGCGCCGCCGAACTCGACGCGGCCCTGCGGCGTGCGATCACCGACCCCGACAACCCCGCGGAGATCACGGTCGACGTCAGCGAGCTCATGTTTTGTGACTCCACAGGCCTGAACATCCTCCTGCACGCCCAACTCGCCGCCCTCTCCCACGGCCGCACCCTGCGACTGCGGGCACCCAACCCCCAACTCGTACGGCTTCTGCACCGCGCCGGCGCCCTCACCCTCTTCACCCTCGACCCCCCACCGGCCGCCTGA
- a CDS encoding STAS domain-containing protein translates to MEQQVLVLPDEGDGVRVIACVGEFDQDTLGSFRQAGNPAVADPAVRRIVLDVSRLTFADSSMLNEMLRLLRSGRLVLAGPLPPGLRRVLELTQAGPLFPVADSVEVARTL, encoded by the coding sequence GTGGAACAACAAGTACTGGTCCTGCCGGACGAGGGTGACGGCGTGCGGGTGATCGCGTGCGTCGGTGAGTTCGATCAGGACACCCTGGGATCCTTCCGGCAGGCTGGGAACCCGGCTGTGGCCGACCCGGCCGTCCGGCGGATTGTCCTGGACGTCAGCCGGCTCACCTTCGCCGACTCCTCGATGCTCAACGAGATGCTGCGCCTGCTGCGTTCCGGCCGCCTGGTCCTGGCTGGCCCGCTTCCGCCCGGCCTGCGGCGAGTCCTCGAACTCACCCAGGCCGGACCGCTGTTCCCTGTCGCCGACAGCGTGGAAGTGGCCCGCACCCTGTAG
- a CDS encoding DUF4429 domain-containing protein yields MTQATGMGGQMTFDGHHVVITRDRSSPLGRGEKRFYVSQISAVRWKPPGFMSGGFIQLTIPGSSERQPSKGSSTMAALKDENSVVFIKKQQPAFEELRSVLDAAIAARHTSRSTAGTPSGADELLKLAALRDQGVISPHDFETAKLRLLGI; encoded by the coding sequence ATGACCCAGGCAACGGGTATGGGTGGGCAAATGACTTTCGACGGACATCACGTCGTCATCACGCGTGATCGATCCAGTCCACTCGGACGTGGCGAGAAGCGTTTCTACGTCAGCCAGATCAGCGCTGTGCGGTGGAAGCCCCCGGGCTTCATGAGCGGCGGATTCATCCAACTGACCATCCCCGGCAGCAGCGAACGGCAGCCCTCCAAGGGATCCAGCACCATGGCCGCCCTCAAAGACGAGAACTCCGTCGTCTTCATCAAGAAGCAACAGCCAGCCTTCGAAGAGCTACGCTCCGTTCTCGACGCTGCCATCGCCGCGCGCCACACGTCCCGGTCAACGGCCGGCACGCCATCGGGTGCCGACGAACTTTTGAAGCTTGCTGCGTTGCGCGACCAAGGCGTGATCTCACCCCACGACTTCGAAACGGCGAAGCTACGCCTGTTGGGCATCTGA
- a CDS encoding IS630 family transposase has protein sequence MTLSDEERAALEGWVRRRSTPQAWALRCRIILACTEGASNKDVAARLGSTPHAVGRWRARFVRYRIAGLGDMPRPGGPRTVTDEQVAALVSRTLESTPKNATHWSTRSMAKELGLSQSTVSRIWRAFGLQPHRSESFKLSTDPYFVDKVHDVVGLYLDPPERALVFCVDEKSQIQALDRSQPVLPMMPGVPQRTTHDYVRAGTTTLFAALEVATGKVIGSLHRRHRAEEFKKFLIKLDKEVPAGLEIHLVLDNHATHKTPAIKTWLLTHPRFHPHFTPTGSSWLNLVERWFAELTNKQIRRGVHRSVQALEKDIRTWIATWNTDPKPYVWTKTADEILERLASYLNRIPDSED, from the coding sequence TTGACGTTGTCGGACGAGGAGCGGGCCGCACTCGAGGGGTGGGTGCGGCGCCGTTCCACGCCGCAGGCGTGGGCCCTGAGATGTCGGATCATCCTGGCCTGCACCGAAGGCGCTTCGAACAAAGACGTGGCGGCTCGACTCGGCTCGACTCCCCATGCGGTGGGCCGCTGGCGTGCGCGGTTCGTGCGGTATCGGATCGCCGGTCTGGGTGACATGCCGCGTCCGGGCGGCCCGCGGACGGTGACGGACGAACAGGTGGCCGCGCTGGTATCCAGGACGCTGGAGTCCACCCCGAAGAACGCGACCCACTGGTCGACGCGTTCGATGGCGAAGGAGCTGGGCCTGTCGCAGTCGACCGTGTCGCGGATCTGGCGGGCGTTCGGCCTGCAGCCGCACCGCTCGGAGTCGTTCAAACTGTCGACAGACCCGTACTTCGTCGACAAGGTCCACGATGTAGTCGGTCTCTATCTGGACCCGCCGGAGCGGGCTCTGGTGTTCTGTGTCGACGAAAAGTCGCAGATCCAGGCCCTGGATCGCTCACAGCCGGTGCTGCCGATGATGCCCGGAGTTCCGCAGCGGACCACCCACGACTACGTCCGGGCCGGCACCACCACTCTGTTCGCTGCCCTGGAGGTGGCCACCGGCAAGGTGATCGGTTCCCTGCATCGGCGCCACCGGGCCGAGGAGTTCAAGAAGTTCCTCATCAAGCTCGACAAGGAAGTCCCGGCCGGCCTCGAAATCCACCTGGTGCTGGACAACCACGCCACCCACAAGACCCCGGCCATCAAGACCTGGCTCCTGACACACCCCCGGTTCCACCCGCACTTCACACCAACCGGATCGTCCTGGCTCAACCTGGTGGAGCGATGGTTCGCCGAGCTGACAAACAAGCAGATACGGCGAGGCGTCCACAGATCCGTCCAGGCCCTGGAGAAGGACATCCGAACCTGGATCGCCACATGGAACACCGACCCCAAGCCCTACGTCTGGACCAAGACCGCAGACGAGATCCTCGAACGCCTCGCCAGCTATCTGAACAGAATTCCTGACTCAGAAGACTAG
- a CDS encoding DUF5713 family protein, translating into MPITNQQLAGHSFLQQMYDDSYFPDRVVDQGKVILLRLCERIEAEQPFVPARIWPGIPAGTEQNPLVDRDVDPDAWLRAVYSDIPLTTQWDDGKHSGDGFGRTPSSSNSQPCMVFGTLADLDIKDSHKVLEIGTGTGWNAGLLSHRLGSENVVSIEFDPEVARGAGANLRAAELSPLLILGDGRLGYVGEAPYDRVFATCGVGEIPQSWVEQTVTGGLIVAPWGTEYGGEAIVRLTVNEDGTASGHFTRSSAFMRLRQQRADRPNHDDHFKGREWPAEGDRSATRLSPADVGGWVEQFAIGLRVPGAFWSTERYEDGSYTLWTYSLDAQSWATADYEPGTTEYEVVQFGPRRLWGETEAAHRWWEAQGRPGFERFGLTVGSDGEQTWLDSPDRPVLTAG; encoded by the coding sequence ATGCCGATCACAAACCAGCAGCTAGCGGGGCACTCGTTCCTGCAGCAGATGTACGACGACTCGTACTTTCCTGATCGCGTAGTCGACCAAGGCAAGGTGATCCTGCTGCGGCTGTGCGAACGAATTGAGGCCGAACAGCCTTTCGTACCTGCTCGCATCTGGCCGGGGATCCCGGCCGGTACGGAACAGAACCCCTTGGTAGACCGCGACGTGGACCCCGATGCCTGGCTCAGGGCGGTGTACTCGGACATCCCGCTGACGACGCAGTGGGACGACGGGAAGCACAGCGGGGACGGTTTCGGCCGGACCCCGAGCAGCTCCAATTCCCAGCCGTGCATGGTGTTCGGCACGCTGGCCGATCTGGATATCAAGGACAGTCACAAGGTCCTGGAGATCGGGACCGGTACCGGTTGGAACGCGGGACTTCTCTCGCACCGGCTGGGCTCCGAAAATGTCGTCTCGATCGAGTTCGACCCCGAGGTGGCACGGGGCGCGGGAGCAAACCTTCGCGCGGCTGAACTCTCCCCTCTCCTGATCTTGGGAGACGGCCGGCTCGGGTATGTCGGTGAGGCGCCGTACGACCGGGTATTTGCCACATGTGGTGTCGGCGAGATCCCGCAGTCGTGGGTGGAACAGACCGTTACGGGCGGTCTGATCGTCGCGCCTTGGGGCACGGAGTACGGCGGCGAGGCCATCGTTCGGTTGACCGTGAACGAGGACGGTACGGCGAGCGGCCATTTCACCCGTTCCAGTGCCTTCATGCGGCTTCGGCAGCAGCGTGCCGACCGACCGAACCATGATGACCACTTCAAGGGCCGGGAGTGGCCCGCGGAGGGTGATCGGAGTGCCACCCGGCTATCTCCCGCCGACGTCGGAGGGTGGGTGGAACAGTTCGCCATCGGACTGCGGGTGCCCGGGGCGTTCTGGAGCACCGAGAGGTACGAAGATGGCAGTTACACGCTGTGGACGTACAGCCTGGATGCCCAGTCGTGGGCGACGGCCGACTACGAGCCCGGGACCACCGAGTACGAGGTGGTCCAGTTCGGACCGCGTCGGTTGTGGGGCGAGACGGAAGCTGCCCACCGCTGGTGGGAAGCGCAGGGCCGACCCGGATTCGAGCGATTCGGTCTGACTGTGGGGAGCGACGGGGAACAAACCTGGCTTGACTCCCCTGACCGCCCCGTCCTGACGGCCGGCTGA
- a CDS encoding cold shock domain-containing protein, which translates to MTADDGGKDVFVHFAEIQSNGYRTLEENQRVEFEITQGPKGPQASKVRLLD; encoded by the coding sequence ATCACCGCCGACGACGGGGGCAAGGACGTCTTCGTCCACTTCGCCGAAATCCAGTCGAATGGGTACCGGACCCTAGAGGAGAATCAGCGGGTGGAGTTCGAGATCACCCAGGGCCCCAAGGGACCGCAGGCCTCAAAGGTCAGGCTGCTGGACTGA
- a CDS encoding 2OG-Fe(II) oxygenase produces MGHGARKQLAELLGDAQQGGDFSTRIEMSARALSIEVDGVGELPLPLRAPVTKKLIAQARRASFGRGEQTLSDTSVRDTWEVTPDRITLGGTDWDRTLDGVLDGVRTALGLPPTVVLRAEPHALLVYGKGQFFLPHQDSEKDDSMVGTLVVSLPSHHTGGELVVSHAGRSVVHQASRENLTFAAFYADCLHEVKPVKSGYRVTLTMNLLAERIRPAGEDDGEPVADLAHCLTQHFTEPAEERYAYGRRKAAPPNRLVYLLDHEYTQRGLDWDRLKGADATRTALLRQAAAETDCEAVLALAEVKETWDAHAPYDRYDYYGEVEHCDDCEDEECGGECLLDPDGEFGAERRRSGDFSSYELHELIDDEITLSWWTRPDGTGGEQINLPVAYAEVSATTENKDLTPYQSEYEGYMGNYGNTLDRWYRRAAVVLWPRQRSFTARAEAGSEGALRELQSHLDAGDLDRARTLAQSLAPFWKHHGSGEAAAALFAAALPVAVGLREADTATMLLAPFGVEALGERHAPGLAAAAARYGRTWARRVVSSWFGTVGAYTGAGRAAWLESLPGLCTALRAVDGDGDAMASPLAEGAWQAVEQQLTSWLGVGRETERRTGMEGLGASLARVLQAAGPETADTIAATLRGLPDTALECLLPALRTAAHQPTTIRDGAPAGRAFQTLADHCQDRLAAALTRPERAADDWSLTPVGTCRTGCGLCPDLDAFLTSRTRHVMEWPLAKDGRRHLHSRIDQAGLPVSHTTRRQGRPYVLVLTKTDAVFTREQAARTRAETDLAWLRDKWPRAGG; encoded by the coding sequence ATGGGACACGGAGCGCGGAAGCAGCTGGCGGAGCTGCTCGGCGACGCGCAGCAGGGCGGGGACTTCAGCACCCGTATCGAGATGTCGGCCCGCGCGCTGAGCATCGAGGTCGACGGGGTGGGGGAACTGCCGCTGCCGCTGCGTGCCCCGGTCACCAAGAAACTGATCGCGCAGGCCCGGCGGGCATCCTTCGGCCGCGGCGAGCAGACCCTATCCGACACCAGCGTCCGTGACACCTGGGAGGTCACCCCGGACCGCATCACGCTCGGCGGAACCGACTGGGACCGCACCCTGGACGGCGTCCTCGACGGTGTCCGCACCGCGCTCGGTCTGCCGCCCACCGTCGTCCTGCGTGCTGAGCCGCACGCACTGCTCGTCTACGGCAAGGGCCAGTTCTTCCTACCGCACCAGGACTCCGAGAAGGACGACTCCATGGTGGGCACCCTGGTCGTCTCGCTGCCCTCGCACCACACCGGCGGCGAACTCGTCGTCTCGCACGCCGGCCGCAGCGTCGTCCACCAGGCGTCCCGGGAGAACCTGACCTTCGCCGCCTTCTACGCGGACTGCCTGCACGAGGTCAAGCCCGTCAAGTCCGGCTACCGCGTCACCCTCACCATGAACCTCCTCGCCGAACGCATCCGCCCGGCCGGCGAGGACGACGGGGAGCCGGTCGCCGACCTGGCCCACTGCTTGACCCAACACTTCACCGAGCCGGCCGAAGAGCGCTACGCCTACGGCCGCCGGAAGGCCGCGCCCCCGAACCGCCTCGTGTACCTCCTCGACCACGAGTACACCCAGCGCGGCCTGGACTGGGACCGCCTCAAGGGAGCCGACGCCACCCGCACCGCCCTGCTCCGCCAAGCCGCCGCAGAGACGGACTGCGAAGCGGTCCTCGCGTTGGCCGAGGTGAAGGAGACCTGGGACGCGCATGCGCCGTACGACCGCTACGACTACTACGGCGAGGTCGAGCACTGCGACGACTGCGAGGACGAGGAGTGCGGGGGTGAATGTCTCCTGGATCCCGACGGGGAATTTGGTGCCGAGCGCCGCCGCAGCGGCGACTTCTCCAGCTACGAACTGCACGAGCTGATCGACGACGAGATCACGCTGAGCTGGTGGACCCGCCCGGACGGCACCGGCGGCGAGCAGATCAACCTGCCCGTCGCGTACGCCGAGGTGTCCGCCACCACCGAGAACAAGGACCTGACGCCCTACCAGTCCGAGTACGAGGGCTACATGGGCAACTACGGCAACACCCTCGACCGCTGGTACCGGCGGGCCGCCGTGGTCCTGTGGCCCCGGCAGCGCTCGTTCACGGCCCGCGCCGAGGCCGGCTCCGAGGGCGCACTGCGGGAACTTCAGAGCCACCTGGATGCCGGGGACCTCGACCGGGCGCGCACGCTCGCCCAGTCGCTCGCCCCGTTCTGGAAGCACCACGGTTCGGGCGAGGCGGCCGCGGCGCTCTTCGCCGCCGCCCTGCCCGTCGCGGTGGGACTGCGGGAAGCGGACACTGCCACGATGCTCCTCGCGCCTTTTGGGGTGGAGGCCTTGGGTGAGCGGCACGCTCCGGGGCTCGCGGCAGCGGCCGCGCGGTACGGACGGACGTGGGCCCGCAGGGTCGTCAGCAGCTGGTTCGGCACGGTTGGCGCGTACACCGGGGCTGGCCGCGCGGCGTGGCTCGAATCGCTGCCCGGCCTGTGCACCGCGCTGCGGGCCGTCGACGGCGATGGGGACGCGATGGCCTCGCCGCTGGCCGAGGGTGCCTGGCAAGCAGTCGAGCAGCAGCTCACCAGCTGGCTCGGCGTCGGCCGCGAGACGGAGCGCCGCACCGGCATGGAGGGGCTCGGCGCATCACTGGCCCGCGTCCTTCAGGCGGCAGGACCCGAGACCGCCGACACCATCGCCGCCACGCTACGCGGCCTGCCGGACACCGCCCTGGAATGCCTGCTCCCCGCCCTGCGAACCGCGGCCCACCAGCCGACGACCATACGCGACGGCGCACCCGCCGGCCGCGCCTTCCAGACCCTCGCCGACCACTGCCAGGACCGGCTCGCCGCAGCCCTCACCCGCCCTGAACGCGCGGCCGACGACTGGTCCCTCACCCCGGTCGGGACATGCCGGACTGGCTGCGGACTCTGCCCCGACTTGGACGCCTTCCTCACCTCCCGTACCCGCCACGTCATGGAGTGGCCGCTCGCGAAGGACGGACGCCGCCACCTCCACAGCCGCATCGACCAGGCCGGCCTGCCCGTCTCCCACACCACCCGGCGCCAGGGACGTCCCTACGTTCTGGTCCTGACCAAGACGGACGCCGTCTTCACCCGTGAACAGGCGGCCCGTACCCGCGCCGAGACCGACTTGGCGTGGCTGCGGGACAAATGGCCCCGGGCGGGCGGCTGA
- a CDS encoding reverse transcriptase domain-containing protein, protein MEQCLERCWKRDWVVEFDIAKFFDSVPWDLLVKAVGAHTDAVWVKLYVRRWLAAPLAMPDGSLLEREKGTPQGAPVSPVMANLFLHYAFDMWMARNFRDVQFERYADDAVMHCVSERQAREVLATLTDRMAEVGLRLHPNKTRIVYCKDGKRRGSYEHTAFTFLGCTFRARRGRNRHGRQFLSFNPAVSREALNKMGREVRSWHLHTRSDMSFHELACRINPVVAGWINYYGRFRPWELIPFVMRINVYLVRWIRQKYKRLAAKRKALAKMQEIARRHPRMFAHWRLTPTVSAMQI, encoded by the coding sequence GTGGAACAATGCCTGGAGCGTTGTTGGAAGCGGGACTGGGTGGTGGAGTTCGACATCGCCAAGTTCTTCGACAGCGTCCCCTGGGACCTGCTGGTCAAGGCGGTGGGTGCGCACACCGATGCCGTCTGGGTGAAGTTGTATGTGCGGCGGTGGCTGGCTGCCCCGCTCGCCATGCCTGACGGCTCCCTGCTGGAACGGGAGAAGGGGACCCCGCAAGGGGCTCCGGTTTCTCCCGTGATGGCGAACCTGTTCCTGCACTACGCGTTCGACATGTGGATGGCCCGCAACTTCCGGGACGTCCAGTTCGAGCGGTACGCGGATGACGCGGTGATGCACTGCGTCTCCGAGCGTCAGGCCCGCGAGGTGCTGGCCACGCTCACGGACAGAATGGCTGAGGTCGGGCTGCGTCTGCACCCGAACAAGACCCGGATCGTCTACTGCAAGGATGGCAAGCGCCGCGGCTCCTACGAGCACACGGCGTTCACGTTCCTCGGGTGCACGTTCCGCGCCAGACGAGGCCGGAACCGGCACGGCAGGCAGTTCCTGTCGTTCAACCCGGCGGTCAGCAGGGAAGCCCTGAACAAGATGGGGCGGGAGGTGCGTTCCTGGCACCTGCACACCCGCTCGGATATGTCCTTCCACGAGCTCGCATGCAGGATCAACCCTGTCGTAGCGGGCTGGATCAACTACTACGGACGTTTCAGACCGTGGGAGCTGATCCCCTTCGTGATGCGTATCAACGTCTACCTGGTGCGCTGGATCCGCCAGAAGTACAAACGGCTCGCGGCGAAGCGGAAGGCCCTCGCGAAGATGCAGGAGATCGCACGGCGACACCCCCGCATGTTCGCGCACTGGCGCCTGACCCCAACCGTGTCCGCCATGCAGATCTGA
- a CDS encoding HD family hydrolase: protein MADETANAQGTAGFVFEMGVLKNAKRTGWWFTGNNNPESIAEHSFRVGIIGSVLAMMEGADAGKVALMCLFHDTQETRLGDIPHIGRRYIEAATNQTVTADQVSAAHPSVQAGVQRIVDEYESGSSLEVLVAHDADKLECLVQAVEYRAQGYAEVQDWIDTSLASLKTASAQALAEAALTMPPLQWRRTFLER from the coding sequence ATGGCAGACGAGACGGCGAACGCGCAGGGCACGGCCGGATTCGTCTTCGAGATGGGTGTCTTGAAGAACGCGAAGCGCACCGGTTGGTGGTTCACCGGGAACAACAACCCGGAGTCGATCGCCGAGCACAGCTTCCGCGTCGGGATCATCGGCTCCGTTCTCGCGATGATGGAAGGCGCGGACGCCGGCAAGGTCGCGCTGATGTGCCTGTTCCACGACACACAGGAGACCCGCCTCGGCGACATCCCGCACATCGGCCGCCGCTACATCGAAGCCGCCACGAACCAGACCGTGACCGCGGACCAGGTCTCCGCCGCCCACCCGTCGGTCCAGGCCGGTGTGCAGCGGATCGTGGACGAGTACGAGAGCGGAAGCTCCCTCGAAGTCCTCGTTGCCCACGACGCCGACAAGCTGGAGTGCCTGGTGCAGGCGGTGGAGTACCGGGCGCAGGGGTACGCCGAGGTCCAGGACTGGATCGACACCTCTCTTGCCAGCCTGAAGACGGCCTCGGCGCAGGCTCTGGCGGAGGCCGCGCTGACGATGCCGCCGCTCCAGTGGCGCCGCACCTTCCTGGAACGCTGA